Proteins encoded together in one Vigna angularis cultivar LongXiaoDou No.4 chromosome 5, ASM1680809v1, whole genome shotgun sequence window:
- the LOC108340835 gene encoding protein STRICTOSIDINE SYNTHASE-LIKE 3 translates to MTLLRGLAIFFLLVALYCGLDPFHHSPIAHFPEFQSKRVDLPPWSDIPTDQDKHNLLQKSEIKFLNEVQGPESIAFDPLGRGPYTGLADGRIVFWNSHSWLDFAYTSPNRSEICNPVASATPFSYVKTEHICGRPLGLRFDKKTGDLFIADAYFGLLKVGPEGGLATSLVTEAEGIPLKFTNDVDVDGEGNVYFTESSAHYQRRNFLQLVFSGDDSGRVLKYNLVTKETTVLFRNIQFPNGITLSKDGSFFVLCEGVVGRLRKYWLKGEKAGTSEILATLPGFPDNVRVNEDGDFWVALHCRRYMYPYYMGLYPKIRKIILKLPIPLKFHYMLQIGGHQHAVVMKYSPEGRILQILEDSEGKVVRAISEVEEKDGRLWIGSVLMPFVAVYNLK, encoded by the exons ATGACTCTGCTGCGAGGTCTTGCgatcttcttcctcttggttGCTCTCTACTGTGGGCTGGACCCCTTCCACCACAGCCCAATAGCCCATTTCCCGGAATTCCAGAGCAAGAGGGTGGACCTTCCCCCATGGTCGGACATTCCCACCGACCAAGACAAACACAATCTATTGCAGAAGTCCGAGATTAAGTTCCTGAACGAGGTGCAGGGACCAGAGAGCATTGCTTTCGATCCTCTTGGTCGTGGCCCTTACACTGGTCTTGCTGATGGAAGAATCGTCTTCTGGAACTCTCACTCTTGGCTTGACTTTGCCTATACCTCTCCCAATAG GTCGGAGATATGTAATCCAGTAGCATCTGCAACCCCATTTAGTTATGTGAAGACTGAGCATATCTGTGGAAGGCCTTTGGGGCTCAGATTTGACAAGAAAACAGGTGATTTGTTCATTGCAGATGCATATTTTGGGCTCTTGAAGGTGGGGCCTGAGGGTGGCTTAGCAACATCTCTTGTAACTGAGGCTGAAGGGATTCCACTGAAATTCACTAATGATGTTGATGTCGATGGGGAAGGGAATGTTTATTTTACAGAGAGCAGTGCTCATTATCAGAGGAG GAATTTCCTTCAACTGGTATTCTCTGGGGATGATAGTGGCAGGGTTTTGAAATACAACCTAGTCACTAAGGAAACCACTGTTCTTTTTAGGAACATTCAATTCCCAAATGGCATTACCTTAAGCAAGGATGGTTCCTTCTTTGTCTTGTGTGAAGGGGTTGTTGGCAG GTTACGTAAATACTGGCTGAAAGGAGAAAAGGCTGGGACTTCAGAGATTTTAGCCACTCTACCTGGATTTCCTGACAATGTGAGAGTCAATGAAGATGGTGATTTTTGGGTAGCTCTTCATTGTAGAAGGTATATGTATCCATACTATATGGGTCTGTACCCAAAGATAAGGAAAATCATactcaagcttcctataccattaaaatttcattacatgCTACAAATAGGAGGTCACCAACATGCAGTAGTTATGAAGTATAGTCCTGAAGGTAGAATATTGCAGATATTGGAGGACAGTGAGGGGAAAGTTGTTAGAGCGATAAGTGAAGTGGAGGAGAAGGATGGTAGACTATGGATAGGAAGTGTTCTCATGCCTTTTGTTGCAGTATACAACTTGAAATGA